Proteins found in one Arthrobacter sp. U41 genomic segment:
- a CDS encoding metal-sensitive transcriptional regulator — MNHTVEDATVAGAVPPHGYTADKEAYLRRLKRIEGQVRGIARMVSEDSYCIDILTQVAAVNKALHAVSIGLLEEHIGHCVVSAAAESPEAGDAKVKEAADAIARLLR; from the coding sequence GTGAACCACACTGTCGAAGATGCCACTGTCGCGGGTGCTGTCCCGCCTCACGGATACACCGCAGACAAAGAGGCGTATCTGCGAAGGCTCAAACGCATCGAAGGTCAGGTGCGCGGGATAGCCCGGATGGTCAGCGAGGACTCGTACTGCATCGACATCCTGACCCAGGTCGCGGCCGTCAACAAGGCCCTGCATGCGGTCAGCATCGGGCTGCTCGAGGAACACATCGGTCATTGCGTCGTCAGCGCCGCGGCCGAATCACCAGAAGCGGGGGACGCGAAAGTCAAGGAAGCAGCGGACGCGATCGCGCGTCTGCTGCGCTAG
- the glgX gene encoding glycogen debranching protein GlgX, which yields MQVWPGAPYPLGATFDGSGTNFALFTESATAVTLCFVDASGAEIRVPLAEVDGYIWHGYLPGIGPGQRYGYRVDGPYEPAAGLRFNPDKFLLDPYAKTMEGTIEWGQALLSYSLEDPQRRDESDSLPGMMTAVVIDPAFDWEDDRRPNTPYHDTVIYEAHVKGLTRLHPEIPELLRGTYAGLGHPSIVAHLQNLGVTAIELMPVQQFIHDSQLRERGLSNYWGYSTIGFFAPHNAYASAPDAAGAVTEFKTMVRTLHKAGIEVILDVVYNHSGEGNHLGPTISFRGIDNASYYRLDDSRPEFYMDFTGTGNSLNVRTPHVLQLIMDSLRYWVTEMHVDGFRFDLAAALARQFYEVDRLSGFFDLVQQDPIVSRVKLIAEPWDLGPGGYQVGNFPPNWSEWNGRYRDTLRDFWRGEPSTLGELASRLTGSSDLYEHSGRRPMASINFITAHDGFTLADLVAYNRKHNEANGESNADGENNNRSWNGGPEGGTDDPAILRLRSRRQRSLIATLLLSQGIPMILHGDEMGRTQQGNNNAYAQDSELSWIHWEDADKDLLDFAVAVSRLRAAHPTFHRRRFFSGRPVRQPDGGQVPDIVWLKPDGTPMEPLDWTDGRSLALGMYLNGSGIRCSDRTGSQMTDSDFILYFNASAESRKFTLPPARYALHWELVLDTSLKVTGTGLMAGGALEVPSHTLLVLREPGKVVHAKAHDGEQGRL from the coding sequence ATGCAGGTCTGGCCGGGAGCCCCCTATCCACTGGGGGCAACTTTTGACGGAAGCGGCACCAATTTCGCCCTGTTTACCGAATCAGCGACGGCGGTGACATTATGCTTTGTGGATGCCTCCGGCGCCGAGATCCGTGTCCCACTGGCCGAAGTTGATGGTTACATCTGGCACGGCTACCTGCCGGGGATAGGGCCCGGTCAGCGATACGGATACCGCGTAGACGGCCCCTATGAGCCCGCCGCTGGGCTCCGCTTTAACCCGGACAAATTCCTGCTCGATCCTTATGCCAAGACTATGGAAGGAACCATTGAATGGGGCCAGGCTCTTCTTTCCTACAGCCTGGAGGACCCGCAGCGGCGCGATGAGTCGGATTCCCTCCCCGGAATGATGACCGCAGTGGTCATCGACCCGGCGTTCGACTGGGAGGACGACCGGCGGCCCAATACGCCGTACCATGACACCGTGATTTACGAGGCCCATGTCAAAGGGCTGACCAGGCTGCACCCCGAAATCCCTGAACTGCTGCGTGGAACATACGCGGGCTTGGGCCACCCATCAATCGTGGCCCACCTGCAAAATCTCGGGGTCACGGCCATCGAGCTGATGCCTGTCCAGCAGTTCATACACGACAGCCAGCTCCGGGAGCGGGGGCTGTCCAATTATTGGGGATACAGCACCATCGGCTTCTTTGCCCCGCACAACGCGTACGCATCGGCACCTGACGCCGCGGGTGCCGTCACGGAATTCAAGACAATGGTCCGGACCCTCCACAAAGCCGGGATTGAAGTCATCCTCGACGTCGTTTACAACCACAGCGGAGAGGGGAACCATCTCGGTCCCACCATCTCCTTCCGAGGCATCGATAATGCGTCATACTATCGGCTCGACGACTCCCGGCCGGAGTTCTATATGGACTTCACGGGCACCGGAAATTCGTTGAATGTCCGTACCCCGCATGTTCTGCAGCTCATCATGGATTCCCTGCGGTACTGGGTGACGGAAATGCACGTTGACGGCTTCCGATTTGATCTTGCAGCTGCCCTGGCGCGCCAATTCTACGAGGTGGACAGGCTCTCGGGTTTCTTTGATCTGGTCCAGCAGGATCCCATCGTCTCTCGGGTCAAGCTCATTGCCGAGCCCTGGGATCTGGGACCCGGCGGATACCAGGTGGGAAATTTCCCGCCCAACTGGAGCGAATGGAATGGCAGATACAGAGACACGCTCCGGGACTTCTGGCGCGGCGAACCTTCCACGCTCGGGGAATTGGCGTCCCGACTCACCGGGTCATCTGATCTGTACGAGCATTCCGGCCGGCGGCCCATGGCCTCGATCAATTTCATCACAGCCCACGACGGCTTCACGCTGGCTGACCTCGTGGCGTACAACCGCAAACACAACGAGGCCAATGGCGAGAGCAACGCGGACGGCGAGAACAACAACAGGTCCTGGAACGGCGGACCCGAAGGCGGCACTGACGACCCGGCCATCCTTCGGCTCCGGTCCAGGCGGCAGCGCAGCCTCATCGCAACGCTGCTGCTGTCCCAGGGGATACCCATGATCCTCCATGGCGATGAAATGGGGCGGACCCAGCAGGGCAACAACAATGCTTATGCTCAGGATTCGGAACTGAGCTGGATCCACTGGGAAGATGCGGACAAAGACCTTCTGGACTTTGCTGTGGCGGTCAGCCGGCTGCGGGCCGCTCATCCCACGTTTCACCGCCGCCGGTTCTTCAGCGGGCGACCGGTCAGACAACCCGACGGAGGCCAGGTGCCCGACATTGTCTGGCTGAAGCCCGATGGCACGCCGATGGAACCTTTGGACTGGACCGACGGGAGGTCACTGGCGCTCGGGATGTACCTGAACGGCAGCGGCATCCGCTGCTCCGATCGCACCGGCAGCCAGATGACAGACTCAGATTTCATCCTCTATTTCAATGCCAGTGCCGAGTCCCGGAAATTCACCTTGCCGCCGGCCCGCTACGCACTCCATTGGGAGCTGGTTCTCGACACCTCCCTAAAGGTGACGGGAACGGGCTTGATGGCCGGTGGTGCCCTCGAGGTTCCTTCACACACTCTCCTTGTCCTCCGGGAACCGGGAAAGGTAGTGCATGCCAAAGCTCACGACGGTGAGCAGGGTCGTTTGTGA
- a CDS encoding heavy-metal-associated domain-containing protein, with amino-acid sequence MSINTTVNISGMDCSHCVASVTEELQELDGVQEVAVELNKDGISVATITSAAELDPEKIGEAVAEAGYVVVAAGA; translated from the coding sequence ATGAGCATCAACACCACCGTCAATATTTCCGGCATGGACTGCAGCCACTGCGTCGCTTCCGTGACCGAGGAACTTCAGGAACTCGACGGGGTCCAGGAGGTCGCCGTGGAGCTGAACAAGGACGGCATCTCCGTTGCCACCATCACCTCGGCGGCCGAGCTCGACCCGGAGAAAATCGGCGAAGCCGTCGCAGAAGCCGGCTACGTCGTCGTGGCTGCCGGGGCCTGA
- a CDS encoding heavy metal translocating P-type ATPase produces MDSGTLTNTRIIELDIQGMTCASCVARVERKLGKLDGVQASVNLPLESAQVTVPDAITDQQILDTVAATGYTARLKAAPDADRAARDDEDAVPDLSDDGPSAPAASASLRPRLLLAGALTVPVVIISMIPAAQFPHWGWWAFALSLPVVTWAAWPFHRAAAINARHLASTMDTLVSIGVGAAFLFSSWQLFTDPSLTEHPGMEMSAHTLYFEVAAVVTTFLLLGRYLEANAKQRAGNALKALLNLGAKEATVLRDGVESLIAADRLQPGDVFLVRPGEKIATDGFVVEGHSAVDASLITGESLPVEVGVDDTVTGATINTNGRLLVKATRVGSETTLAQMGKLVSQAQSGKAPIARLADRISAVFVPIVLAIAAVTFTVWMLSTTDPQASFTAAVAVLVIACPCALGLATPTALLTGTGRGAQLGILIKGPQVLEDTRTVDTIVLDKTGTVTTGRLSVAGIHRFSGPAKEELLALAGAVEAASEHPIARAIARAAKGEGPLMPVTGFESAPGGGVRGTVDGRRVVVGRAGWLQDNGIILAADHHAALQTQEGTGATVIWVAVDGRPAGIISLTDTVKDGSAAAITRLKALGLRPILLTGDNAAVAAIVAADVGIPAQDVLAGVLPEGKVDAVRKLQASGAIVAMAGDGVNDAAALAQADLGIAMGSGTDVAIAAADLTVMGNDLGQVAQAIELSRRTLATIKTNLFWAFFYNAVGIPVAALGLLNPMIAGAAMAASSVLVVSNSLRLRRFAGTTIQDPAAHEPAARPVAVR; encoded by the coding sequence ATGGACTCCGGCACCCTGACCAACACGCGCATCATTGAACTGGACATCCAGGGGATGACCTGCGCTTCGTGTGTCGCCCGGGTGGAACGGAAACTCGGAAAACTCGACGGAGTCCAGGCCAGCGTCAACCTGCCCCTTGAATCCGCCCAGGTCACGGTGCCGGATGCCATTACCGACCAGCAGATCCTCGACACGGTTGCGGCGACCGGATATACGGCCCGGCTCAAGGCCGCGCCCGATGCAGACCGTGCGGCGCGGGACGATGAGGACGCTGTTCCTGACCTGTCCGATGACGGGCCAAGTGCACCGGCCGCCTCAGCTTCCCTGCGCCCTCGACTTCTCCTGGCTGGTGCCCTCACCGTGCCGGTCGTCATCATTTCCATGATCCCGGCCGCCCAGTTCCCGCACTGGGGCTGGTGGGCCTTTGCCCTCAGCCTGCCCGTGGTCACCTGGGCGGCGTGGCCTTTCCACCGAGCCGCGGCCATCAACGCCCGGCACCTTGCCTCCACGATGGACACACTGGTCTCCATCGGGGTGGGGGCAGCTTTCCTGTTCTCCAGCTGGCAGCTGTTTACCGACCCGTCACTGACCGAACACCCTGGCATGGAGATGAGCGCCCACACCCTGTACTTCGAAGTCGCCGCCGTCGTCACCACTTTCCTGCTGCTGGGCAGGTACCTTGAAGCCAACGCCAAACAACGCGCAGGCAATGCGCTGAAAGCACTGTTGAATCTCGGAGCCAAGGAAGCCACCGTCCTCCGCGACGGCGTCGAGTCTCTGATCGCCGCCGACCGACTGCAGCCCGGGGACGTCTTCCTCGTCCGCCCGGGGGAAAAAATCGCCACCGACGGGTTCGTCGTCGAAGGGCACAGCGCAGTCGACGCCTCGCTCATCACAGGGGAGTCGCTGCCGGTGGAGGTCGGCGTTGACGACACGGTGACCGGGGCCACCATCAACACCAACGGCCGACTGCTCGTGAAGGCCACCCGTGTCGGCAGCGAAACAACACTGGCCCAGATGGGGAAACTCGTCAGCCAGGCACAAAGCGGCAAGGCGCCCATCGCCCGCCTCGCGGACCGGATCAGTGCTGTCTTCGTCCCGATCGTCCTCGCCATCGCCGCGGTCACCTTTACCGTGTGGATGCTCTCCACCACGGACCCGCAGGCCTCATTTACCGCCGCGGTCGCGGTCCTGGTCATTGCCTGCCCCTGCGCGCTGGGTTTGGCCACTCCGACGGCCCTGCTGACCGGCACCGGCAGGGGTGCCCAGCTGGGCATCCTGATCAAGGGCCCGCAGGTCCTTGAAGACACCCGGACCGTGGACACTATCGTGCTGGACAAAACCGGTACCGTGACGACCGGACGGCTGTCCGTCGCGGGTATCCACAGGTTCTCCGGGCCCGCCAAGGAGGAGCTCCTTGCCCTGGCCGGTGCCGTCGAAGCCGCGAGTGAACATCCCATCGCAAGAGCCATCGCCCGCGCGGCCAAGGGCGAAGGGCCGCTGATGCCTGTCACCGGCTTCGAGAGCGCACCCGGCGGAGGCGTCCGCGGAACGGTGGACGGACGCAGGGTGGTCGTCGGGCGGGCCGGGTGGCTTCAGGACAACGGCATCATCCTCGCAGCCGACCATCACGCGGCCCTGCAAACACAGGAAGGAACCGGCGCCACTGTCATCTGGGTCGCGGTCGATGGCCGGCCCGCGGGAATCATCAGCCTCACCGACACGGTCAAAGACGGCTCCGCCGCCGCGATCACCCGACTCAAAGCGCTGGGGCTCAGGCCCATCCTGCTGACGGGAGACAACGCCGCCGTCGCGGCGATCGTTGCCGCCGACGTGGGCATCCCGGCCCAGGATGTCCTTGCGGGGGTTCTGCCGGAAGGCAAAGTGGACGCGGTCCGGAAGCTGCAGGCTTCCGGGGCCATCGTGGCGATGGCAGGCGACGGCGTCAACGACGCCGCAGCCCTGGCGCAGGCTGACCTGGGCATTGCCATGGGCAGCGGGACGGATGTTGCGATCGCCGCGGCCGACCTGACGGTGATGGGGAACGACCTCGGCCAGGTGGCCCAGGCCATCGAGCTGTCCCGCCGGACCCTGGCCACCATCAAGACCAACCTGTTCTGGGCTTTCTTCTACAACGCCGTCGGGATCCCGGTCGCCGCGTTGGGGCTGCTGAACCCGATGATCGCCGGCGCCGCGATGGCCGCCAGCTCCGTGCTGGTTGTCAGCAACTCACTGCGCCTGCGCCGCTTCGCCGGGACGACGATCCAGGATCC